A genomic window from Phocoena sinus isolate mPhoSin1 chromosome 20, mPhoSin1.pri, whole genome shotgun sequence includes:
- the WRAP53 gene encoding telomerase Cajal body protein 1 isoform X2, with amino-acid sequence MKTPEAPLLAPDCFPSDRAPAPAPLSPQASPMDKNTDPELMPPTPDGDDPPRVSPDPMAVSAVSQELEEGDPASLSIPLETGFGIPSGLSPRVEEQELSENVSLPAEETNRPELGPGEDVEGVSEEPAPEDEGYTVWSYSFSQVPRFLSGSWSEFSTQPENFLKGCKWAPDGSCILTNSADNILRIYNLPPELYNEGEQLEYAEMAPVLRMVEGDTIYDYCWYSLMSSAQPDTSYVASSSRENPIHIWDAFTGELRASFRSYNHLDELTAAHSLCFSPDGSQLFCGFNRTVRIFSTSRPGRDCEVRATFAKKQGQSGIISCIAFSPTQPLYACGSYGCSLGLYTWDDGSPLALLGGHRGGITHLCFHPDGNRFFSGARKDAELLCWDLRQPGRPLWSLSREVTTNQRIYFDLDPLHPSLPLLATGSGQRVFPEPTESGDEGEEEVDLPLLSMRHVHLECQLQLWWCGGGPDTSVPDAHQDEKGQGGTEGGGREFI; translated from the exons ATGAAGACACCGGAGGCGCCACTGTTAGCTCCGGACTGCTTTCCTTCAGACCgggccccagctccagcccctctctctcctcaggcTTCCCCAATGGATAAAAATACGGACCCTGAACTGATGCCACCGACACCCGATGGCGATGATCCGCCCCGGGTGTCCCCAGATCCCATGGCTGTCTCAGCTGTGtcccaggagctggaggagggggacCCAGCTTCTCTCTCCATTCCCCTGGAGACAGGGTTTGGTATTCCTAGTGGGTTGAGCCCTCGAGTCGAAGAGCAAGAACTTTCTGAAAATGTGAGCCTTCCTGCAGAAGAAACGAACAGGCCAGAGTTGGGGCCCGGAGAAGACGTGGAAGGTGTGTCTGAGGAACCCGCTCCAGAGGATGAGGGATACAC CGTCTGGAGCTACAGCTTCTCCCAGGTACCTCGGTTTCTCAGCGGTTCCTGGTCAGAGTTCAGCACCCAACCTGAGAATTTCTTGAAAGGCTGTAAGTG GGCCCCTGATGGTTCCTGCATCTTGACCAATAGTGCTGATAACATCTTGAGGATTTACAACCTGCCCCCAGAGCTGTACAATGAGGGGGAGCAGCTGGAATATGCAGAAATG GCTCCCGTCCTTCGAATGGTGGAAGGCGACACCATCTATGATTACTGCTGGTATTCTCTGATGTCTTCAGCCCAACCAGACACCTCCTA CGTGGCCAGCAGCAGCCGGGAGAACCCGATTCACATCTGGGATGCCTTCACTGGAGAGCTCCGGGCTTCCTTTCGCTCCTACAACCACCTG GATGAGCTGACGGCAGCCCACTCGCTCTGCTTCTCCCCGGATGGCTCCCAGCTCTTCTGTGGCTTCAACCGGACCGTGCGTATCTTCTCCACGTCCCGGCCCGGCCGCGACTGTGAGGTCCGAGCCACGTTTG CAAAAAAGCAGGGCCAGAGCGGCATCATCTCCTGCATAGCCTTCAGTCCAACCCAGCCCCTCTACGCCTGTGGCTCCTATGGGTGCTCCCTGGGTCTGTACACCTGGGATGATGGCTCCCCTCTTGCCTTGCTGGGAGGGCACCGAGGGGGCATCACCCACCTCTGTTTCCACCCCGATGGGAATCGCTTCTTTTCAGGAGCCCGTAAG GATGCTGAGCTTCTGTGCTGGGATCTCCGGCAGCCTGGACGTCCACTGTGGTCCCTGAGTCGTGAAGTGACCACCAATCAGCGCATCTACTTTGATCTGGACCC CCTGCACCCTAGTCTGCCTCTGCTGGCCACTGGCTCCGGTCAGCGTGTGTTTCCGGAGCCCACGGAGAGTGGGGacgagggggaggaggaggtggaccTTCCCCTGCTCTCCATGCGCCACGTCCACCTTGAATGTCAGCTTCAGCTCTGGTGGTGTGGGGGTGGCCCGGATACCAGTGTCCCTGATGCTCACCAGGACGAGAAGGgacagggagggacagagggaggtggGCGTGAGTTTATATAA
- the EFNB3 gene encoding ephrin-B3 codes for MGAPHSGPGGVRVGALLLLGFLGLVSGLSLEPVYWNSANKRFQAEGGYVLYPQIGDRLDLLCPRARPPGPHSSPNYEFYKLYLVGGAQGRRCEAPPAPNLLLTCDRPDLDLRFTIKFQEYSPNLWGHEFRSHHDYYIIATSDGTREGLESLQGGVCLTRGMKVLLRVGQSPRGGAAPRKPVSEMPMEKDRGVAHSLEPGKENTAGDPTSNATSRGAEGPLPPPSMPAVAGAAGGLALLLLGVAGAGGAMCWRRRRAKPSESRHPGPGSFGRGGSLGLGGGGGMGPREAEPGELGIALRGGGAADPPFCPHYEKVSGDYGHPVYIVQDGPPQSPPNIYYKV; via the exons ATGGGGGCCCCCCATTCTGGGCCGGGGGGCGTGCGAGTCGGGGCCCTGCTGCTGCTCGGTTTTTTGGGGCTGGTGTCTGGGCTCAGCCTGGAGCCCGTCTACTGGAATTCGGCGAATAAGAG gttccaggcagagggtggTTACGTGCTCTACCCTCAGATCGGGGACCGGCTAGACCTGCTCTGCCCCCGGGCCCGGCCTCCTGGCCCCCACTCCTCTCCTAATTACGAGTTCTACAAGCTGTATCTGGTAGGGGGTGCCCAGGGCCGGCGCTGTGAGGCACCCCCTGCCCCAAACCTCCTTCTCACTTGTGACCGGCCAGATCTGGATCTCCGCTTCACCATCAAGTTCCAGGAGTATAGCCCTAACCTCTGGGGCCACGAGTTCCGCTCACACCACGATTACTACATAATTG CCACATCGGATGGAACCCGGGAAGGCCTGGAGAGCTTGCAGGGAGGTGTGTGCCTCACTAGAGGCATGAAGGTGCTTCTTCGAGTGGGACAAA GTCCCCGAGGGGGGGCTGCTCCCCGAAAGCCTGTGTCTGAAATGCCCATGGAAAAAGACCGAGGGGTGGCCCACAGCCTGGAGCCTGGGAAGGAGAACACAGCAG GTGACCCCACCAGCAATGCAACCTCCCGGGGTGCTGAaggccccctgccccctcccagcatGCCCGCAGTGGCCGGGGCAGCAGGGGGGCTGGCGCTGCTCTTGCTGGgcgtggcaggggctgggggtgccaTGTGTTGGCGGAGACGGCGGGCCAAGCCTTCGGAGAGTCGCCACCCTGGTCCTGGCTCCTTCGGGAGGGGAGGGTCTCTGGGCCTGGGGGGTGGAGGCGGGATGGGACCTAGGGAGGCTGAGCCTGGGGAGCTAGGGATAGCTCTGCGGGGCGGTGGGGCTGCAGACCCCCCCTTTTGTCCCCACTATGAAAAGGTGAGTGGTGACTATGGGCATCCTGTGTACATCGTGCAGGATGGGCCCCCCCAGAGCCCTCCAAACATCTACTACAAGGTATGA
- the WRAP53 gene encoding telomerase Cajal body protein 1 isoform X1 yields MKTPEAPLLAPDCFPSDRAPAPAPLSPQASPMDKNTDPELMPPTPDGDDPPRVSPDPMAVSAVSQELEEGDPASLSIPLETGFGIPSGLSPRVEEQELSENVSLPAEETNRPELGPGEDVEGVSEEPAPEDEGYTVWSYSFSQVPRFLSGSWSEFSTQPENFLKGCKWAPDGSCILTNSADNILRIYNLPPELYNEGEQLEYAEMAPVLRMVEGDTIYDYCWYSLMSSAQPDTSYVASSSRENPIHIWDAFTGELRASFRSYNHLDELTAAHSLCFSPDGSQLFCGFNRTVRIFSTSRPGRDCEVRATFAKKQGQSGIISCIAFSPTQPLYACGSYGCSLGLYTWDDGSPLALLGGHRGGITHLCFHPDGNRFFSGARKDAELLCWDLRQPGRPLWSLSREVTTNQRIYFDLDPSGQFLVSGSTSGAVSVWDTGAAGHEGRPEPVLSFLPQKDCTNGVSLHPSLPLLATGSGQRVFPEPTESGDEGEEEVDLPLLSMRHVHLECQLQLWWCGGGPDTSVPDAHQDEKGQGGTEGGGREFI; encoded by the exons ATGAAGACACCGGAGGCGCCACTGTTAGCTCCGGACTGCTTTCCTTCAGACCgggccccagctccagcccctctctctcctcaggcTTCCCCAATGGATAAAAATACGGACCCTGAACTGATGCCACCGACACCCGATGGCGATGATCCGCCCCGGGTGTCCCCAGATCCCATGGCTGTCTCAGCTGTGtcccaggagctggaggagggggacCCAGCTTCTCTCTCCATTCCCCTGGAGACAGGGTTTGGTATTCCTAGTGGGTTGAGCCCTCGAGTCGAAGAGCAAGAACTTTCTGAAAATGTGAGCCTTCCTGCAGAAGAAACGAACAGGCCAGAGTTGGGGCCCGGAGAAGACGTGGAAGGTGTGTCTGAGGAACCCGCTCCAGAGGATGAGGGATACAC CGTCTGGAGCTACAGCTTCTCCCAGGTACCTCGGTTTCTCAGCGGTTCCTGGTCAGAGTTCAGCACCCAACCTGAGAATTTCTTGAAAGGCTGTAAGTG GGCCCCTGATGGTTCCTGCATCTTGACCAATAGTGCTGATAACATCTTGAGGATTTACAACCTGCCCCCAGAGCTGTACAATGAGGGGGAGCAGCTGGAATATGCAGAAATG GCTCCCGTCCTTCGAATGGTGGAAGGCGACACCATCTATGATTACTGCTGGTATTCTCTGATGTCTTCAGCCCAACCAGACACCTCCTA CGTGGCCAGCAGCAGCCGGGAGAACCCGATTCACATCTGGGATGCCTTCACTGGAGAGCTCCGGGCTTCCTTTCGCTCCTACAACCACCTG GATGAGCTGACGGCAGCCCACTCGCTCTGCTTCTCCCCGGATGGCTCCCAGCTCTTCTGTGGCTTCAACCGGACCGTGCGTATCTTCTCCACGTCCCGGCCCGGCCGCGACTGTGAGGTCCGAGCCACGTTTG CAAAAAAGCAGGGCCAGAGCGGCATCATCTCCTGCATAGCCTTCAGTCCAACCCAGCCCCTCTACGCCTGTGGCTCCTATGGGTGCTCCCTGGGTCTGTACACCTGGGATGATGGCTCCCCTCTTGCCTTGCTGGGAGGGCACCGAGGGGGCATCACCCACCTCTGTTTCCACCCCGATGGGAATCGCTTCTTTTCAGGAGCCCGTAAG GATGCTGAGCTTCTGTGCTGGGATCTCCGGCAGCCTGGACGTCCACTGTGGTCCCTGAGTCGTGAAGTGACCACCAATCAGCGCATCTACTTTGATCTGGACCC gAGCGGGCAGTTCCTAGTGAGCGGCAGCACGAGCGGGGCTGTCTCCGTGTGGGACACCGGTGCGGCTGGGCATGAGGGGAGGCCGGAGCCAGTGCTGAGCTTCCTGCCCCAGAAGGACTGCACCAATGGAGTGAG CCTGCACCCTAGTCTGCCTCTGCTGGCCACTGGCTCCGGTCAGCGTGTGTTTCCGGAGCCCACGGAGAGTGGGGacgagggggaggaggaggtggaccTTCCCCTGCTCTCCATGCGCCACGTCCACCTTGAATGTCAGCTTCAGCTCTGGTGGTGTGGGGGTGGCCCGGATACCAGTGTCCCTGATGCTCACCAGGACGAGAAGGgacagggagggacagagggaggtggGCGTGAGTTTATATAA